The proteins below are encoded in one region of Syntrophotalea carbinolica DSM 2380:
- a CDS encoding beta-ketoacyl-ACP synthase III: MDNSTRAMILGTGRSIPEKILTNADLEKMVDTNDAWIVERSGIRTRHIVEPGTPLSSLAAAAGKQAIEDAGLAVTDIDLIILATVTGDMKFPATACFVQTLLGAENAAAFDISAACSGFLYGMQLADSLIRTGTHRNILLIGGEVLTSMVNWEDRNTCVLFGDGAGAVVLGPSQQDRGILTTQIGADGNHSKLLYNPGCGSINPPTPENARDKLHTLRMEGREVFRHAVVCMSRSMKKSLKAAGVAIEDLDLVISHQANLRIIEALAKRLKLTEGQGYVNVDRYGNTSAASIPIALDEARRNGRIGEGDMVGLVTFGAGFTWGSSIVRL; this comes from the coding sequence ATGGACAACAGCACGCGCGCCATGATCCTCGGTACCGGCCGCTCTATTCCCGAGAAAATCCTGACCAATGCCGACCTGGAAAAGATGGTCGATACCAACGACGCATGGATTGTTGAACGCTCCGGCATCCGTACCCGACATATTGTCGAACCGGGGACGCCCCTTTCGTCTCTGGCCGCCGCTGCCGGTAAGCAAGCCATTGAAGATGCCGGTCTGGCCGTCACCGATATCGACCTGATCATTCTCGCCACGGTCACCGGCGATATGAAGTTCCCTGCCACGGCCTGTTTCGTGCAGACTCTGCTCGGCGCGGAGAATGCAGCAGCCTTTGATATCAGCGCCGCATGCTCCGGGTTTCTTTACGGCATGCAACTGGCGGATAGCCTGATCCGTACCGGAACCCATCGAAACATCCTGCTCATCGGCGGCGAGGTTCTTACTTCCATGGTCAACTGGGAAGATCGCAATACCTGCGTACTGTTCGGCGACGGCGCGGGAGCCGTGGTGCTGGGGCCTTCGCAGCAGGATCGCGGCATTCTCACCACCCAGATCGGTGCCGACGGCAATCACAGCAAGCTGCTCTACAATCCGGGCTGCGGTTCCATCAACCCGCCCACTCCCGAAAATGCGCGCGACAAGCTGCATACCCTGCGCATGGAAGGGCGCGAAGTCTTTCGGCATGCGGTGGTGTGCATGAGCCGCTCCATGAAAAAATCGCTTAAAGCTGCGGGGGTGGCTATTGAGGATCTGGACCTGGTCATTTCCCATCAGGCCAACCTGCGCATCATTGAAGCTCTGGCCAAACGCCTGAAACTGACCGAAGGGCAGGGCTATGTAAATGTCGATCGCTACGGCAATACCTCCGCCGCTTCCATTCCCATCGCTTTGGACGAAGCGCGCCGCAACGGACGTATCGGTGAGGGCGACATGGTCGGGCTTGTCACCTTCGGCGCCGGTTTCACCTGGGGATCCAGCATCGTTCGGCTGTAA
- the pyk gene encoding pyruvate kinase — MFRHTKIIATIGPACDSREGIERLLLAGANLFRLNFSHGDQQHKAGIVESIRELARQHRVPVAILGDLQGPKIRVGCLTNGAVQLDTGGTVTLTSEAIEGDATRIPVSYAKLAEDVAVGDRILLDDGLLELEVLTREAQAVHCRVVTGGTLKDRKGVNLPGAALSVPSLTEKDLEDAGFAVRQGLDYLALSFVRRADDVRQLKALLQKHNSNIPVIAKIEKPQAVENFDAILEESDAIMVARGDLGVEISPERVPLIQKNIIRRCHEAGKPVITATQMLESMIHNPRPTRAETSDVANAILDGTDAVMLSGETAAGRFPVEAVELMDRVARSVEGDALLKRQLFYSFPAHQQGPRKLSDAIGEAACRTAVHIGATAILAFTQTGSTAALVSRFRPEIPIYAVTPSREVRRRLALFSGVQSIQVDFAGDTEAQIHSVEEAVLAAGVLQKGDIVVITMGSPVAAYGTTNLMKVHRLGTGRFYEIN; from the coding sequence ATGTTCCGCCATACCAAAATCATTGCCACTATCGGCCCGGCCTGCGACTCGCGCGAAGGCATCGAGCGGTTACTGTTGGCGGGCGCCAATCTTTTTCGCTTGAATTTTTCCCATGGCGACCAGCAGCACAAAGCCGGGATCGTCGAGTCCATTCGCGAATTGGCCAGGCAGCATCGGGTTCCGGTGGCGATTCTCGGTGACCTGCAGGGGCCTAAAATTCGCGTTGGATGCCTCACAAACGGTGCCGTGCAACTGGACACCGGCGGCACCGTAACGTTGACATCCGAAGCGATCGAAGGCGATGCGACGCGCATCCCCGTGAGTTATGCCAAGCTGGCCGAAGACGTCGCCGTGGGTGATCGAATCCTGCTCGACGACGGACTGTTGGAACTCGAGGTCCTGACCAGGGAAGCACAGGCCGTGCATTGCCGCGTTGTGACAGGCGGTACCCTCAAAGACCGCAAGGGCGTCAATCTGCCCGGCGCGGCCCTGTCGGTGCCTTCATTGACCGAAAAAGACCTGGAAGATGCCGGCTTTGCCGTGCGTCAGGGGTTGGATTATCTGGCGCTGTCGTTTGTGCGGCGGGCCGACGACGTAAGGCAACTTAAAGCCTTGCTGCAGAAGCACAACAGCAACATCCCGGTCATTGCCAAAATTGAAAAGCCCCAGGCCGTGGAGAATTTCGACGCCATCCTGGAGGAGTCCGACGCCATCATGGTGGCGCGGGGGGATCTGGGCGTGGAAATCAGCCCGGAAAGGGTGCCGCTGATCCAGAAAAACATTATCCGACGTTGTCATGAGGCCGGCAAACCGGTGATAACCGCCACCCAGATGCTGGAAAGCATGATTCACAACCCGCGTCCCACACGGGCTGAAACCTCCGATGTCGCCAACGCCATTCTCGACGGCACCGATGCCGTTATGCTGTCGGGAGAAACCGCGGCCGGCAGGTTTCCGGTGGAAGCGGTTGAACTGATGGATCGGGTGGCACGCAGCGTGGAAGGCGACGCCTTGCTCAAGCGGCAACTGTTTTACAGTTTTCCCGCCCATCAGCAAGGGCCGCGAAAACTATCCGATGCCATCGGCGAAGCCGCCTGCCGGACGGCTGTGCATATTGGCGCGACCGCCATCCTGGCGTTTACCCAGACCGGTTCGACGGCGGCACTGGTGTCGCGTTTTCGGCCGGAAATCCCCATTTATGCCGTGACGCCCTCGCGTGAAGTAAGGCGCCGGCTGGCTCTTTTTTCCGGAGTGCAGTCGATTCAGGTCGACTTTGCCGGCGATACGGAGGCGCAGATCCATTCCGTGGAGGAGGCAGTGCTGGCTGCAGGGGTTCTGCAAAAAGGGGATATCGTTGTCATTACCATGGGCAGTCCGGTGGCTGCCTACGGCACCACCAACCTGATGAAAGTGCACCGTCTGGGCACCGGCAGGTTTTACGAGATCAATTGA
- a CDS encoding AmiS/UreI family transporter, with amino-acid sequence MTLAILIAISLMWVPVALLFLGYGEAKGTGAITAFVGACVVVSAFVLCIQGDAFTAGLLFAHGLLYCVVAFALLAGLESMASVGNVSLTVAIISFIYMIMFYTVKGSGYFAFACAGYTILTLEVWLNAYGKFSAKLLAWSLIIWAAIGLYYPAFMLLAGKALPF; translated from the coding sequence ATGACCCTTGCCATTCTGATTGCTATTTCACTGATGTGGGTACCGGTGGCCCTGTTGTTTCTCGGCTACGGTGAAGCCAAAGGAACCGGCGCCATTACGGCATTTGTAGGGGCCTGTGTTGTTGTCAGCGCTTTTGTACTTTGTATCCAGGGCGATGCTTTTACCGCGGGCCTGCTGTTTGCTCACGGCTTGCTGTACTGCGTTGTCGCCTTTGCCCTGCTTGCCGGTTTGGAAAGCATGGCTTCCGTCGGTAACGTCAGCCTGACCGTTGCCATCATATCCTTTATCTACATGATCATGTTCTACACGGTCAAAGGCAGCGGCTACTTTGCCTTTGCCTGCGCCGGCTACACGATTCTCACCCTTGAGGTCTGGCTCAACGCTTACGGCAAATTCTCCGCCAAACTGCTGGCCTGGTCCCTGATCATCTGGGCTGCGATCGGTCTCTATTATCCGGCTTTTATGCTGCTGGCGGGCAAGGCTTTGCCGTTCTGA
- the queC gene encoding 7-cyano-7-deazaguanine synthase QueC, which translates to MSKKAVVLYSGGLDSTTCLAEARAAGFTPYALSFHYGQRHTVELEKARLYAPQVGAADHMVIDFDLRRIGGSALTSDEEVPKGREIDDAIPVTYVPARNTIFLSFALGWAEVLGSFDIFIGVNALDYSGYPDCRPEFISAFEQLANLATKAGVEGQGQYRVHAPLLHLTKAQIIKRGLELGVDYSLTHSCYDPTPEGLACGLCDSCQLRLKGFAEAGISDPAAYAREVQR; encoded by the coding sequence ATGAGTAAAAAAGCAGTCGTTCTTTACAGCGGTGGCCTCGATTCGACCACCTGTCTGGCCGAAGCCCGGGCCGCCGGTTTTACGCCTTATGCCCTGAGCTTCCATTACGGTCAACGCCATACGGTGGAACTGGAAAAGGCGCGGCTCTACGCGCCGCAGGTCGGGGCTGCCGATCACATGGTTATCGATTTCGATCTGCGCCGCATCGGCGGCAGCGCCCTGACCTCCGATGAGGAAGTACCCAAGGGTCGTGAAATCGACGATGCCATCCCGGTGACCTATGTGCCTGCCCGCAATACCATCTTTCTGTCCTTTGCCCTGGGCTGGGCGGAGGTGCTGGGCTCCTTCGACATTTTCATCGGCGTCAATGCCCTCGACTATTCCGGCTACCCGGACTGTCGTCCGGAGTTCATCAGCGCCTTCGAACAATTGGCCAATCTCGCTACCAAGGCCGGCGTCGAGGGGCAGGGACAATACCGGGTGCATGCGCCGCTTTTGCATCTGACCAAGGCGCAGATCATCAAACGCGGCCTGGAGTTGGGCGTCGATTACTCCCTGACCCATTCGTGTTACGATCCCACTCCGGAAGGGCTGGCCTGCGGCCTTTGCGATTCGTGCCAGTTGCGTCTCAAAGGTTTTGCCGAAGCCGGTATCTCCGATCCCGCCGCTTACGCCAGGGAGGTGCAGCGATGA